One genomic region from Candidatus Omnitrophota bacterium encodes:
- a CDS encoding regulatory protein RecX — protein MPEETNDTSMEKARSVALRLLKRRPRSRWELQSSLQGREYSAPVQTQVLDELEKAGLIDDERFARYWTEHRVLERQTALRAIETDLLQKGLDEALVQKTLSRVAADVDERRLASEWVERWRALLSGSETDKDRARWKRRLMQRGFSEEDINAALSFPRKREST, from the coding sequence ATGCCCGAAGAGACGAACGACACATCAATGGAAAAAGCGCGCAGCGTGGCTTTGCGTCTTTTGAAACGGCGGCCCCGCAGCCGCTGGGAGCTCCAGAGTTCCCTGCAGGGGCGGGAATACAGCGCTCCTGTCCAAACGCAGGTCTTGGACGAACTCGAAAAGGCCGGTCTGATTGACGACGAACGCTTTGCGCGTTATTGGACGGAGCACCGGGTTCTCGAAAGACAAACGGCGTTGCGGGCCATTGAAACGGATTTGCTTCAAAAGGGATTGGACGAGGCCTTGGTTCAGAAGACTTTGAGCCGGGTTGCCGCAGACGTGGACGAAAGACGTTTGGCCAGCGAATGGGTGGAACGCTGGCGCGCATTGCTCTCGGGCTCTGAGACGGACAAGGACCGGGCGCGTTGGAAACGGCGTCTGATGCAAAGAGGATTTTCGGAAGAAGATATTAACGCCGCACTGTCATTCCCGCGAAAGAGGGAATCTACTTGA